The genomic window ggatgtaaattagatagaaaaagcacaagtggaacttgccaatttcttggagttaacctaatctcatggtttagcaagaaacaaaattcggtggcactgtctacggctgaggccgaatacattgcagccggaagttgttgtgctcaaatcttgtggattaagcaacaactcgaagactttggaatcaaacttaatgaaacaccaataagatgtgacaacacaagtaccataaatctatctaaaaatccaattcaacactcaagatccaaacatattgaaataagacatcatttcataagagaacatgttcaaaacaaaaatgtaattcttgaatatgtttgcactgaaaatcaattagctgatatctttacaaaggtccttagtgaggatagattctgtgaaattaggagaaatctaggaattctagaaccatatgcctaaaattttctctcaatttccaagaattgatgtcaaatattcttagagctcaatttccaacatcaaccctaatcccaaaagctcaagtttttcattctaaaaacttatctttgagtaaaattccttctcccaaaatttcaaatttttctgaaatttattcacatttttttgattttctgaacttcatgagtcgactcccatgagtcgactcaatggcaaacttgtaaatcccaccaacttccatcgggttcattgtttttataaagaaccctgttcgtgagacgactcatcgtcctccttccaaaagccgtcttctccaactctttttgctccaaatccaaggattaatttcgaggcaattctctctccttctctccaccaaaaatcgcctccttgaaaaaggattttctgtgctttctcgcattgcttggcgcggttggaacgtgccctagcactttaccgaacttccaaaatccacttcttttctccaccaaaaattcctctttactctcttgtgatccctcctccactcaattcaagtctccttgcctgctactatagtggatatggctccaaagatgaaacttccccaaagaagaaaatcaatccgtgagcctgaagaaattatccgaaagaaaaggcatgctcagtcttcaactgctcccactccagtttcagtacctgctcaaggtccctctcaatcctccataagccccagtgtgaatcctctttctgatagaaaagtagaaactgggaaaaatatagattttcagttctttgagaaagagggctttacttttgcaagtaagattaaaaaccaaggatggaaactctactactcccttaaggaagtcacctatgttgacctagttagagaattctaccagaacctacattatggaagtgggtcagtgacttcaactgtcaagagaattgatatctgcttggattctaggatattgggagaaatacttcagttgcctagtgaaggatactcatatatggaactcccagtaaaaggagaagggatcagaattatcttaggagaaacttattcaggaagtttaaacaaattggaagcaaagattttgtctattgagatgaggatcctgcatcagattgtaacaaagctcttctttcctaggagtggtaggcatgatctactgtctggcagagatgtatgtgtcatgtttcatgtcatcactcagacccccctgaacctccctgcacttatgatagaggccatgagagaaactttgaacagatccaaggcacacttgccttatggtatggcccttactagagtatttaggaggtttgaagttagctgtgaaggggaggcacctaccaagctatctcatgtggacactttcaaccaacacagcctgcaccgaatgggatttacaaagactgatggtggttggatcaagggctctgaagaaagagctgaggatagagctgaaacaagagctgaagacagaactgaaggcagaatagaagaagaaggtccatcttctcctgtacatgacttcagggcagcatcaccagatacccagttctttcctgatactgaggctggcccttcagagtttactaggatgcccacaccagtgtatcagccagagagtagagcacctcattcagagttcagactggctgacgattagatcgagcatatatcacagcgtgtggcttctttgctatctagtcagtggggtagtacttcttttgcacctggagccacctcttctgatcagaccattactccccacatctccactgtgtttcagatgatatcaaatcagtccatcaggatacagcagcttgaggacacagtctggagactgactggcagagttcttgacttgcaggggcaagtccttgctttggcccatcccaagccacaggagtctactattgaggtcacagacctcactacagaggctggcaggctcagaggagcactcgaaggtggatatgaattactgaggaaagagatccgaggatcgagtgagtatgctaccactcagttcactgctctacttcaatctatttccagagcactgaatgtacttgattctatcagactcaccctttctgttcagtccttagcatctcagcgttctcagcctcccagttcatctcgctctcctgctcgtgccagaggcagacggggtagaggatgcatttctgatccatcagcttctcataccatatctgatgactccgatccatgacttgtcttgatcattattagatcctaggtgttagtgtcttgttttaGGATCTATACTTTAGGGCCATGTATtgataattagctggttgattattataatgtgaactatgtattgaaacagttatgatattaatggaatcatcttttacttatatttctaccttttgtaatggtgttgatcatattttgattaaatatatattctccttgttgaaatattgtcatctctttgttgttgtttgctgttgataattgctgtattaagggggagcaaacatctgtgataaactctaaagggggagaaattaaagaatatttcagaaaaaggagaagttaaccatgtctgatgatgtcaaaaagggagagaaattaaataaaaagcaaaaccctaaattatgagaaaaagggagagaaattaaacaaaaagcaactcatcaaaagcaaaaccctaaaagcaaaaccctaaattatgagaaatttggcatcaaacagaaattaaacaaaaagcaattcaattatgagcaattaaaaaaaaagcaacccatcaaaagcaaaactacaaattatgagaaattaattgaagaatttaaagaacaatatcaaaagtacaatgctaagtacaatacaattatgtaacttttaaattacttctttacatatgctctgatttactttaaaaatttaaatatgctctgatatacttcaaaattccaacttactctgatacatcttaaaatttttttgctctgatacatcataaaatttattctgatacattataaaattttctctgatacattgtaaaattgtttttcttgctccgatacattgcaaaatgtatttttgctctgatatatcttaaacacaaaatgagctaatacactttcaaaatcaactcttaaacatgctttggcacacataattattttatgtatcaatagcaattaaagcacataattaatttttgctctgatgctaaaactaaaatcaaatgaaaataggtaaattttcaaaatacaacttgctctgataacaaaaataagttttctgctctaacaccaaaatcacatattccaatgagcatatcttcaaatctttaagaagatggacaaactatttttgtatatgatcatttatattacatgctaaaagaatcttactcttttcaagcatataaatgtataatgcattcttttgaaattattgattcacataaatgcttttgttcaaatattttgtcatcatcaaaaagggggagattgttgctcctagattgattttgatgattacaaagcagattgaagggatacaaataattttaaattgaaaaagtccttatgctcttcaagggcaaaatcataattttactaaaatcctaatttgatagtatcatttggtagaacaaatgattagtaatctattggtgaaaatttcattgtgtttggacttatatttttgaagttatgaaggtttgaagtgcatgagtcgactcatgagtcaactcatggcactatgagctgattggcatgcaaaaattctccttggcacgctagttttctggcttggcacgacctgtgagtcaactcatgagtcgacccacaaggcatgagtcgactcatgagtcgacccctgctgatttgagctaagaatttccagaaactcattctctggtctttgcaacagaagtcgactcatgagtcgactcctgatgcatgagtcgactcatgagtcaacccctgcgacggaaaatatcagcaacggctatttttttgcccgttttaattgccttttatgcttcctaaaattgctctaacggctctttatctgcctaaattattttctcttgcttctaatgctataaaatatttgaaatggtgaaagaaattgcagattaaatagcagatcaaattgcagagaaaagaagagcaatcggcagatcaaacgagagatcaaattcattgagaggatccacgattttttttgagagaaaaagaaaagaggatccaaaatccacacgagagattgtgaaagagattcaagagctttcaaagagaggatttgtcacgcctattgtttcaaccttgatctagagatccttcaaagctttcaagagatcttcaatcaacgatcatcctcttctcaagcattcgttcaagcgttcatccattttgagaaaattcaaaaaggggttcttcatttgagtaaagtttttattgttatattcgctcatttaaggagctgttattgtattaatttgtgctctaaattttcttactcttgtaagtaattgttcttgtttttggaggatttccaaaacaaggaaaggttgatccgaacctgaaatcggagtgttttggatttacttgtacccggaaaacaagtgatctagcttgagatagctagtgtcggagtttccgacgttttgtattcatgttgaatacaagcatagtggattgaaattcccaagtaggagcttgggtagtggacgtaggtgcaaggttggcaccgaaccactataaatccttgtgtttgtggtgtgctttatcgcttcactttatttctttattatatctttgcattcctgctttaggtaattaatattgaattaaaatctttgtcttgttcatcataagtaattaattaagtccaaaatttttagaaacccaattcacccccccctcttgggttgcatagctgggcaacaatccttatgacaagccttatgataacacaataaactagccatagttcataatgtaacattaacctagcatgaaggaaggctcttagtagtgtttaaaacactaagctaccttcattcaagattcaaactaatcNNNNNNNNNNNNNNNNNNNNNNNNNNNNNNNNNNNNNNNNNNNNNNNNNNNNNNNNNNNNNNNNNNNNNNNNNNNNNNNNNNNNNNNNNNNNNNNNNNNNATCTTAACTTTATGGCTGTCCTAATAAACATACAGATCCACAAGCAGGTGAACACCAAATGATATACAGGATTATAGTATTCTATAAGCAATGCCATATAAAATGACAAAAAAGAGATAAATAACAGATTGACCTTAAAGATTCTAAAAGGAAATACTAAACTATGTAGAGATTCACCTCTACAATATAAGAACTGAGAGTCCATGAAAGATTAGGACAAACCCTTGCACATGAGAGGCATCAAGTTGCTTCAGGATCTTCTTTAGGCTATTTGACACAGCATTAGATTTCCACTTTTGATTGGACTCTACCTTCCTTATAGGATTAGAATATTCCAAAgcattttcctttcatattatatGAATCAAAAAACTTTCTATGCAAGTACCCAACAATCCAGCATTTATCATCAAGGAATCCATATATCCAAGAACTTTCTACATATATGTCTAACTGAATTTGTGTGGTAGTGCACGGAACTGGGAAAAGGGGGCAGGGAGTGGAGGGAGTGTTTCTTTGAATTCTTAAATCTGAAGCACACCCATATAGGCACGTAACTAGGAAGAGTGCTGACTGCTTTATTGATGTTTAACTAAAGCTTTTGTTCAGCAGAACagctttttatttttcataacaaGGAATGTACATATTAAAAAAGGATTTTCATGGTATTAGGTTCAATCTTTTTTCACACAGAGTTGAATTTCAGCAGATAGTTTTCACATGTTAAGATAATTTTGGAAATTCAAAGAACTTCTAAAATAGTTAATGGCAATATGAAGGCAACAGGTGCCAGCAGGAGCTAAAAAGGAAAGGTTGTAAAGTGAAAAACAAACCAAAATTTAAATGAAGCTCTTCAGTCTTCAATGCGACATGTTTATACccattagagatttttttttttttttttttgggcggcGGGGGGGGGGTGGTGTGTGGGGAGGAAAAGGGGAAATAACTACCATGGATCATAGTGCGAAATATATGCTATGAAGAGTGGAATCTGGAAACTTCTATTCGCATTTGATAAAAGAGTGCCACATACATGTGAATGGAACTATGGAAGATATAAACAACTATACCTGAGGTACTATTAATCGACGAAGTAAAAATTCTTCATGACGTCGAGCACAAAACTCCCAAGACACTATCTGAAGAATAAATTAGTTAAAACGTTAGATACATCTAATATTTGTCAGGTTGTATACATAATATGGCACAAACATTTATAACCTTTAAATCTGGCATGAATATGATTCGCATTTGACCCTCATGAACAACACGAACTTGTTCATAGACACTTTCTTGAACAGCTTTTGCATAGTCCAACACCATCATTCCTGTAGGAAGCCAGAATTCGCGGGGCATGTCAAGAAATAAAAACTCATCGGTAAGCCCACTGTCAAATTCGATCTGAAATAGCCGAGGAAGTACTTCAAATGTAGCCTCTGCTCAAAAATGATAAATTAAACAGTTAACTTAAAGATCACATTCATCATACATTTCTGCAAAATCATTTATTAATTTAAACAAGCATGTGTAATTAAGTTGAAAACCTAAGATTATATGCAATCAGAAATGAAGAAACATTCTAAAATTGCAATACTACTccattgtcaaaaaaaaaaaaaaaagatggtacaaaaccTGAAGATTTTAatatctggaaaaaaaaaaagaatgtcaGAAGATGATATATTGTGCTTGCACATGCCTTTGCCATTGCCAGTTTTTATGTAGGGACTAGAGAATACATAATATGTGATGGAGtctagatttggtttgagctttaTCAGTTGAATTCAATTTTTTCTGAAGTTTAATTGAGTTCTGCAAAAATTTATGTAGCTCTATGAGAGTGATGGTTAATTTTTCATGTACACATATGCACCtctaaatttatatttagtttAATCAACCTCAGTCTGAGGAATGGGCCAATCCGAGTTTGGCTCCATTTTCAGACAGTTGTTTTGCAGAACAAGCAACCGAATCTTGTTTTTGTTGGAAGCACCATTCCCTTAACGAAGGGTATAGTTCCACTTTTAGATGGGAGGAACATTCATTCTTGTTCCTGTTGGTAGGGCTTAAGCATGAATAACAATTAAAAATAACTTAAACTACAACAACTTGCAAATGATGTAACTTACAAAATACATATATTGTTAACTATATTAGACTGCTATATAACATCTCTATCCTTTTAACCTTTAGTCTTGCTATTATATTTGACTTCTTTTCTTTCATATATTCTCTCTCCCCTTCCCCTTTTATCTCCTCCACTCCCATTTCTTCTGTTTTGTTGCTGTTACTTACAGCAGCAAATAGAGAAAAATCAAATCGATAACAGATCTAGTTATATCTTTACCATAAAGATATTATGCAGACTGTTCTCCTCACATATGCTGCATCATTCAtagtaaaagaaaaattaaaaaaaaaaaaacactcccTGTAAAAGCTAACCTATATAAAGCAAATTTTCTATATCCATCAGCTAATGGCATTGAGAAGTAATGAATATTACTAACCAAATCCTTTTCCAGATTTAGAACCACAGATACCACACTGCCATGAATCCTGCAAGATTAATGAAATAGTATTCATGTTAGATGCCATTGCATGCATGTAGAAGTATCCAATTTATCAGACATACATGAATGTTATAATTGTACAAAGGTCGTACAATGTTATTGTTCTCGTGCAAATATATACACATGCATGATATGCAGGATTGCATATGATGTAGGTCACAAAAGAAAACTTCAAGAGCAACAAGATACCAAGGGATGTACAATGAAAGTGGGAGCATAAAACGAAGGAAAAATTTGCAGCTCAAAAACAGACCTTAGCTGCTTGAGGGAAAACACCAGAGGCATGGTTGCCAGCATTTCCATATGATGCTAAACACCACCTTTTCTTAGCTCGTGGTGCAAAATACTCAAGCACAAATTTCCTCCAGTATGCTATACAATTATCCTACAATTAACAGCAACTGAAGTCAGACCAACTTGATATGTCAATAGCAGTATCAAGGAGTGATCTAGCAGGTATTTCAAGAatagtaattaaaaaaaaaaaatcatcaactcACGGGTGGTCGATGTCGCTGGTGATACATGTATTGCATAAGCCGCCGAGTACATATCCCACAATCTGAAGGGCGTCTCATAGGGAGCGCTGCCTGCACAGCCTGATGCTGGAGTTGGCTGTGTCTCACTTGCTGGAGTTGTGGCTTCAGCTGGATACGCTGCCATCTGTGGCAAGGACTGCAACATGTGCTGCAGCTGAGGCTGGTGTGATAATCTTTGTTGTTGGATCCTAGCCTGCAATTGTGGATTCTGGCGCCCCTGAATCTGCAATGTCTCCTGCCTCTGCAACATCTGCAGGATTATCCTCCGGCTGCATGATGTCAAGCTTGATTTCTTTTGGGCATGCAATGGAATGTCCAGCTCCTGTGCCATTGGGGACTGCAGTGGAGCACTGGAAGCCCCTTGCACCAGTCCTGCTCTTGGTGTTGGTGCTGGCTCTGTCTCTTGAGGGAGGAGCCATCCACCATTGAGGAacccaagacaacattggaggaGAAAGACATGGGCGAAGCTGGAAGCTGTGCGCATGACTCATTGTTGATACTGGTGCTTCTCTGCAATCGGGGTCGTCCAGAAAGTGCCGAATTGGCATCTGTAACCAGTGAGCTCGCACCAATACTAGGCCCAGAGGAATTTGTTCCACTATTCAGGGCTCTGCAGTTCATTTCGCGGGAACAAGGTCCCAGGCCAGACTGCCCATTCCCCGAAGAGTTTCCTGTGGCAGGACTCTGGCCATCACCTTGGAAGAAAACGCCTGAAGCAGATGAAGATTGTGACGGGCCTCCACCTCCAGCCACCCTGGCTGGAGCCATCGAAGGAGTGCCTTTGATCGGCAACGAGAATCAAGATACCGCTCCAACCAACGCCAACCTTTCATAAGGATAAAGAATTGAATGAAtaacaaaataaaaaactattCCCTTGCGTTACAAGAACCAAACCCTTAAACAATGCCAAGATCTCTCCTTTCCTCTTCTCTGCCCTTCCAACCGAGGGAAAAAGGTAGTATACAAAAGAGAAATTAAATCCTGGAATTTGTTCGCATCCAATAAACCTTTCTGATTCACCAATTAGGGCAAATAGCTGTATCTAACTTAATAAGAAGGCATTCATCTATGAAATTACACCTTTCGTGCAAAACATAAATATTAACATCAATGCTACAATCTAAGCAATTTCAACTAAAAAACGCCAAGAAAACCGCGAAAAGAACGCACATGGAACGATAACCGGACCATCAATCCAAATAAAGATGAACCCGATAAACCCTAAACATCCCCCAATGCCTCAGATTCCGTTCTAAGGAGTAGAATCGGGGGAAAATAAAGCAAGAACAAAACCCTAATATATCGGTCGTCCTGGTTATATCCAAGGAACATCCTGATCTCACTAGAATCATTAGAAAGATTAAGAAAAACGATGGTCTCATCTGCGGTTCGAAAGATTACAATCCTTTACCGGACAGCGATCAAAACAAAAAATAAGGAAAGCAAAAAAGGGGAAAATAACAATTGACGATTTATACGTACTATAGCACCAAGGTTTACCGCTCGAGATCGAGCTGGAAAGAAAACTACCAACCTCCCGCTCTCCTCGTCGCACTCGACACGCCTCCCCTCGATCTCTGTCGCTCTCTATCAGTTTCTCTCGCAGGGTCGCAGTGGAGTCCGCCTTCTCCTTTATTGACCGGCTCCGACTGACGCGTGGGGTTTTGGAGGGGGCCGAGGGATCGTACTATGAGCGCCCCGCGGCCCACGGACGAGCCGTCGAGATCCCGTGGTCGCGAACGAAACGTGTCTCTGAGTCTTCCAACACGTGGAGGGAACTTATTGGTTCCAGGATACGTTACTGACCGTAGCGCGAGTACGGCGATCGTCGTCTGCGAGCAGTCTCAGACGACAGTGATGTTATGCCACGTTGGACGTCAAGTTAATCGGACGGTCTGCATTAATCACAAACCCCAGCTGGGACCCAAGGAGGCACGTGCAAtgctaataataataaataaatatataaaaaatggtGATAAGCACGTGATAACGCAAGCAAGAGAGACGTGATGGGCTGTGGTTCGTCCGTGCGTTTCCCGAACGTTGTCATACTCCTCTGACGTATCCAAGTCTTAGTCTTATTAGATTTTCGATTTGGctgattattaatttttataatattagaaTTCAAATCTATATTAAATTAGATCGAGCTTTAGAACCAATGTTTGAATTTGTTTTTAATTGAGAtggaataataatatttttatatttaataggAGATAATAACATGAGTGTAATTAAGAAGATAATAGAGttacataaatttgaagcttcgAATTGAAAGTTTTTTCTGAGacagtaaaattattattttaatatttttaaataaattatttttttttcaaaattattattttattaatttatttattagaaaaaaacaaACAAAGTCTGAAGGCTGCTATCCCCCGACCTTCTTCATTTTCGATAAAAAAACAAATCGATATCTTGATCTCCGAAAGTATTTTTCTTATCCCGCTGCATCTCCCTTCCTTCGTTGAgcctttccttttgtggtttGGGAAGGATTCCCTTATTTGAATGTGGCATTCTTGAATTCTCCTTTGAGGACCCCGGGGTTGTTTTGGTTTTAACATAGGCTCAAAATGATTGGAGGGTCCTAGCTACCCATGCGTTTAATACAAAAAAGCCTCTGAAAAACTGCAGGGATGACAAAAAGACAGTGTTTTCCTATGTTGCATTGAAGAAAAGACCAAGAGAAGACTTTCTTCTCTTAGGTTTCTTCATTCCGCGCCCACTGTATTTGTTATAGATTCTTAATAGGTGCAGttgatttattttagataaaaTGACATTCTATATTGTATTAGAATTATAGATTTTAAATTGATAGTTTTGAGTTGGAGTTGTTAGATTTTTTAgtgagatatttttattaaaaaaatagataagttATTCTGACCCTTCTTttttctaataatttatttttaaaaaatattcttttattttatttaattgatGTTTATTTTGGATTTGAACCGATATGATCTACCAACAACATACCGTTCTACAAAAtccatattaaaaattattttaatataatataatacaaataGGGTGAAACCACCTGAGTCCTCGTGGTAGAGAATTGTTGCAAGTAAGATAGGACTATGAAATTCTAACAATATTGTACGATGGAGAGATGTTGACATAAGTTctattgttctttattttattttttttttcagataagCTGATCAAAATATGGCTATCCATCATCTTCGACTATGTAGTTTGTTTGTACGGGATTCCTATGCTGTAATGGTTCAGGAAACACATCCATCTATTAGATTAGTTTAAAATCAAAATAGTTATTTTTTCTCAATTGCAGCATCCATATATCAACGAAAAAGTAGCAGAGAAAAGGCCCAAAACAAAACCCAAAAGACAAGGCCCGAACAAAAATATGAAGCCCATGCATAGAAGAGTGCATATATTAGAAATAcccacaaaaataaaaaataaaaaacaacaaGAACTACCTTGCCGTTGCGCATGCTTGGAGTTCTACATACATTTAGCCTCTCCAATTTAAATGCCAAATCATTTGTTTTCTCataaagaaaataagaaatttaa from Elaeis guineensis isolate ETL-2024a chromosome 4, EG11, whole genome shotgun sequence includes these protein-coding regions:
- the LOC140857200 gene encoding probable transcriptional regulator SLK3 produces the protein MRRPSDCGICTRRLMQYMYHQRHRPPDNCIAYWRKFVLEYFAPRAKKRWCLASYGNAGNHASGVFPQAAKDSWQCGICGSKSGKGFEATFEVLPRLFQIEFDSGLTDEFLFLDMPREFWLPTGMMVLDYAKAVQESVYEQVRVVHEGQMRIIFMPDLKIVSWEFCARRHEEFLLRRLIVPQV